From Sporosarcina sp. 6E9, a single genomic window includes:
- the atpE gene encoding F0F1 ATP synthase subunit C — protein MVGSVGLLAAAIAIGLGALGAGLGAGLVVSKTQEGIARQPEARGVLQTNMFIGVALVEVVPIFAAVIAFIVMNR, from the coding sequence ATGGTAGGTTCAGTTGGTCTATTAGCAGCAGCAATCGCAATTGGTTTAGGAGCACTTGGAGCAGGTTTAGGTGCAGGTCTAGTTGTTTCAAAAACACAAGAAGGAATCGCACGTCAACCAGAAGCACGTGGCGTTCTTCAAACAAACATGTTTATCGGGGTAGCACTTGTTGAAGTTGTTCCGATTTTCGCAGCAGTAATCGCGTTTATCGTTATGAACCGCTAA
- the atpB gene encoding F0F1 ATP synthase subunit A yields MDHGNPLWTADLFGITLRFNLSNVLMVFITCAIVFLIAILATRKLEVKPTGMQNFFEWIMDFVKGIIRNNMDWKTGGRFHVLGITLILFLFVSNVLGLPFAIVWKGDLWWKSPTADPMVTMTLAVMIIVLTQYYGLKAKGAKGYGKDYLQPLPFLLPLNIVGEVASTMTLGLRLYGNIYAGEILIGLLAGLATSSIFGFVGAIIPSIAWMGFSIFVGGIQSFIFVMLTMVYMSNKVRTD; encoded by the coding sequence ATGGACCATGGAAATCCGTTATGGACAGCAGACCTTTTCGGGATTACATTAAGATTTAATCTATCGAACGTTTTGATGGTCTTCATAACATGTGCAATTGTATTCTTAATCGCAATTCTCGCAACTCGCAAATTAGAAGTTAAACCGACGGGAATGCAAAATTTCTTTGAATGGATCATGGATTTCGTCAAAGGGATTATAAGGAACAATATGGACTGGAAAACAGGTGGACGTTTTCACGTACTAGGAATTACGCTCATTTTATTCTTATTCGTGTCGAACGTACTCGGACTACCTTTCGCTATCGTTTGGAAAGGTGACCTATGGTGGAAATCACCAACCGCCGATCCGATGGTCACGATGACGCTTGCAGTAATGATTATTGTGTTAACACAATATTACGGTTTGAAGGCAAAAGGTGCGAAAGGTTACGGGAAAGATTATTTACAACCGCTTCCGTTTTTATTGCCACTTAACATTGTCGGTGAAGTTGCCAGTACGATGACACTCGGTCTTCGTCTTTACGGTAACATTTACGCAGGTGAAATTCTAATCGGATTACTTGCAGGACTTGCAACATCTAGTATCTTTGGCTTTGTAGGAGCAATTATTCCTTCAATCGCTTGGATGGGCTTCTCCATATTTGTTGGTGGAATCCAGTCGTTTATCTTCGTTATGTTAACAATGGTCTATATGTCTAACAAAGTTAGAACGGACTAG
- a CDS encoding ATP synthase subunit I, with protein sequence MQTLQEIHKRQRRALYFLLAFFVLGWAFTEWKTVFAGLILGSLFGLYNFWILVRRYEKFEQAVMEGKKRISLGTAMRFASGIAVAAIATAMPEQFDLISAVIGFGIPYLLLLGERIIYHVRHQ encoded by the coding sequence ATGCAAACATTGCAGGAAATCCATAAAAGGCAGAGAAGAGCTCTCTATTTCTTACTGGCTTTTTTCGTACTTGGATGGGCATTTACTGAATGGAAAACTGTTTTCGCAGGACTAATACTTGGTTCACTCTTTGGATTGTATAACTTTTGGATACTCGTCCGACGGTATGAGAAGTTTGAACAAGCCGTTATGGAAGGGAAAAAGCGCATATCACTTGGGACTGCGATGCGTTTCGCATCTGGTATTGCGGTAGCGGCAATTGCAACTGCAATGCCCGAACAGTTCGACCTGATCAGTGCGGTTATTGGATTCGGAATACCGTACCTCCTGTTATTAGGAGAAAGGATCATTTACCACGTACGACATCAATGA
- the wecB gene encoding non-hydrolyzing UDP-N-acetylglucosamine 2-epimerase, translated as MKKKWKVMTIFGTRPEAIKMAPLVLELEKHPEDIESIVTVTAQHREMLDQVLETFKISPDYDLNIMKNRQTLIDVATRGLEGLDAIMKEAGPDIVLVHGDTSTTFIGSLAAFYNQIAVGHVEAGLRTWNKHSPYPEEMNRQLTGVLADLHFSPTEKSAENLIAEGKPEERIYITGNTAIDALQTTVRENYSHPILESLGDDKLILLTAHRRENLGEPMRNMFRAINRLLDKHDDIQVVYPVHLNPVVREIADEILGNNRRIHLIQPLEVIDFHNFAAASHIILTDSGGIQEEAPSLGKPVIVLRDTTERPEGIDAGTLKLAGTDEETIFSLTDELLTNPDEYNEMAQASNPYGDGHASERIVEALKKYLTSLE; from the coding sequence TTGAAAAAGAAATGGAAAGTCATGACTATTTTTGGCACGCGACCAGAAGCGATTAAAATGGCGCCGCTCGTATTGGAACTTGAAAAACATCCAGAAGACATCGAGTCCATTGTGACAGTGACAGCCCAACATCGTGAAATGCTCGACCAAGTCCTTGAAACATTCAAGATTTCGCCGGACTACGATTTAAATATCATGAAAAACCGCCAGACGCTCATAGACGTTGCAACGAGAGGGCTCGAAGGACTCGATGCGATCATGAAAGAAGCGGGGCCGGATATCGTTTTAGTTCACGGCGATACGTCAACAACATTTATCGGCAGTCTTGCGGCTTTCTACAATCAAATCGCAGTCGGGCATGTCGAAGCTGGACTGCGCACATGGAATAAGCACTCGCCTTATCCAGAAGAGATGAACCGTCAACTGACTGGCGTGCTGGCTGATTTGCATTTCTCGCCCACTGAAAAATCGGCAGAAAATCTAATCGCTGAAGGCAAACCGGAAGAGCGGATCTACATCACTGGAAATACAGCAATCGATGCACTCCAAACGACAGTGCGCGAAAACTACTCGCATCCGATACTCGAAAGTCTCGGCGACGATAAGTTAATTTTATTAACAGCCCATCGACGAGAAAATCTTGGGGAACCGATGCGCAATATGTTCCGTGCGATCAATCGTTTGCTCGACAAACACGACGACATTCAAGTGGTCTACCCAGTTCATTTAAATCCAGTCGTCCGTGAAATTGCTGATGAAATACTAGGGAACAACCGGCGTATCCATCTCATACAGCCACTCGAAGTGATCGATTTCCATAATTTCGCAGCAGCTTCGCATATCATATTGACCGACTCGGGCGGCATACAAGAAGAAGCGCCATCACTCGGCAAACCAGTCATCGTGCTTCGCGACACAACCGAACGCCCAGAAGGCATCGATGCGGGCACTTTGAAACTCGCAGGAACTGACGAAGAAACCATCTTCTCACTAACAGATGAACTTCTAACAAACCCTGACGAATACAACGAAATGGCCCAGGCCTCAAACCCATACGGCGACGGACACGCTTCCGAAAGAATCGTCGAAGCATTGAAGAAATACTTAACTTCATTAGAATGA
- the upp gene encoding uracil phosphoribosyltransferase, with the protein MPKVHVLDHPLIQHKLTYIRDINTGTKEFRELVDEVATLMAYEITRDLPLMEKEIETPVQKGMSNVLAGKKLGIVPILRAGLGMVEGILNLIPAAKVGHIGLYRDPETLLPVEYYVKLPSDISERDLILVDPMLATGGSAIEAVNSLKKRGAKKIRFMCLIAAPEGVKAMTDAHPDVDIYIAALDEKLDEKGYIVPGLGDAGDRLFGTK; encoded by the coding sequence ATGCCAAAAGTACATGTTTTAGATCATCCATTAATTCAACACAAATTAACCTACATACGAGATATAAATACGGGAACAAAAGAGTTCCGTGAGCTAGTTGACGAAGTTGCAACGCTCATGGCTTATGAAATCACACGTGATCTGCCATTGATGGAAAAAGAGATTGAAACACCTGTCCAAAAAGGCATGTCTAACGTATTAGCAGGAAAAAAACTCGGAATTGTTCCTATTTTACGTGCAGGTCTTGGCATGGTCGAAGGAATTCTGAACTTAATTCCGGCGGCGAAAGTAGGGCATATCGGACTTTACCGAGATCCAGAAACACTTCTTCCGGTAGAATATTACGTAAAACTTCCTTCAGACATTTCAGAACGTGACCTAATTCTAGTCGACCCGATGTTGGCAACAGGCGGCTCTGCAATTGAAGCAGTCAACTCCTTGAAAAAGCGCGGCGCAAAGAAAATTCGTTTCATGTGTTTAATCGCAGCTCCTGAAGGCGTAAAAGCAATGACCGATGCACATCCTGACGTTGACATTTACATCGCGGCACTTGATGAAAAATTGGATGAAAAAGGCTATATCGTTCCAGGACTCGGCGATGCAGGCGACAGATTATTTGGAACGAAATAA
- the glyA gene encoding serine hydroxymethyltransferase, whose product MGHVKTQTLTAELNHVKEDEVIYNAIMAERGRQQANIELIASENFVTEAVMEAQGSVLTNKYAEGYPGRRYYGGCEHVDVVEEVAINRLKEIFGAEYANVQPHSGAQANMAVYFAALEPGDTILGMNLSHGGHLTHGSPVNFSGKLYNFVEYGVSKEDEQIDYEDVRQKALEHKPKMIVAGASAYSRTIDFAKFREIADEVGAYLFVDMAHIAGLVAAGEHPNPVPHAHFVTSTTHKTLRGPRGGIILSTEEFGRKLNSSVFPGVQGGPLMHVIAAKAVAFGEVQKPEFKAYAKQVKKNAAALGEALIAEGIDIVSGGTDNHLLLLNLRSLGITGKLAEAVLDEVGITVNKNTIPFDTEGPFITSGIRIGTPAVTTRGFGEDEMKEIASIIANLLKNHEDENVKKEARERVTALTNKFPLYA is encoded by the coding sequence ATGGGACACGTTAAAACGCAAACACTTACAGCTGAACTAAATCACGTAAAAGAAGACGAAGTAATCTACAACGCAATCATGGCGGAAAGAGGTCGTCAACAAGCCAATATCGAACTGATTGCATCCGAAAACTTCGTCACTGAAGCAGTGATGGAAGCACAAGGATCAGTACTAACGAATAAATACGCAGAAGGTTATCCGGGCCGACGTTATTATGGTGGTTGTGAACATGTTGACGTTGTGGAAGAAGTTGCAATCAATCGCCTGAAAGAAATTTTCGGCGCTGAATATGCAAACGTCCAACCGCACTCCGGTGCACAAGCGAATATGGCTGTTTATTTCGCGGCATTAGAGCCAGGAGACACAATTCTCGGTATGAACCTTTCACACGGTGGTCACTTAACGCATGGTAGCCCGGTTAACTTCTCCGGAAAACTATACAACTTCGTAGAATACGGCGTTAGTAAAGAAGACGAGCAAATCGACTATGAAGATGTACGTCAAAAAGCGCTTGAACATAAACCGAAAATGATCGTTGCGGGCGCAAGTGCTTATTCAAGAACAATCGACTTTGCGAAATTCCGTGAAATTGCTGATGAAGTTGGCGCATACCTATTCGTTGACATGGCGCATATTGCAGGTCTTGTTGCGGCTGGCGAACATCCGAACCCAGTTCCACACGCACACTTTGTAACATCAACGACGCATAAAACATTACGCGGACCACGTGGAGGTATCATCCTAAGTACTGAAGAGTTTGGCAGAAAATTGAACTCATCTGTATTCCCAGGCGTTCAAGGCGGCCCATTAATGCACGTAATCGCTGCAAAAGCAGTCGCATTCGGCGAAGTACAGAAGCCTGAGTTTAAAGCCTATGCAAAACAAGTGAAGAAAAACGCTGCAGCACTTGGTGAAGCACTGATCGCAGAAGGCATCGACATTGTTTCAGGTGGAACAGATAACCACTTGCTTCTATTGAACCTTCGTTCACTAGGAATTACTGGAAAACTTGCAGAAGCTGTACTTGATGAAGTAGGAATTACAGTAAACAAAAACACAATTCCATTCGACACTGAAGGTCCTTTCATCACATCAGGTATCCGTATCGGTACACCTGCAGTCACAACGCGCGGTTTTGGAGAAGATGAGATGAAAGAAATCGCATCCATCATCGCGAACCTTTTAAAAAATCACGAAGACGAAAACGTGAAAAAAGAAGCCCGTGAGCGTGTTACGGCATTGACGAACAAATTCCCTTTATATGCATAA
- a CDS encoding TIGR01440 family protein, giving the protein MDALNLWKLQLEELLSEISDQVYLEPGGFFVVGCSTSEVAGKRIGTAGAMEVAENLYEPLIKFADRHHLHLAFQGCEHINRALTIERKSAKVFNLEPVTVIPAPHAGGSMSAYAYEQMSDPVVVEGIEAQAGIDIGQTLIGMHLKRVAIPIRTSIEKIGNAVITIATTRPKLIGGERAIYSKIEPEEDENITT; this is encoded by the coding sequence GTGGACGCGCTAAATTTATGGAAACTTCAGTTGGAAGAACTGCTATCCGAAATCTCCGATCAGGTATATCTCGAACCAGGTGGATTTTTTGTGGTCGGTTGCTCAACATCCGAAGTCGCTGGAAAACGCATTGGAACGGCTGGTGCTATGGAAGTCGCCGAAAACTTATACGAACCCTTAATAAAGTTCGCCGATAGACACCACCTACACCTTGCGTTTCAAGGATGCGAACATATTAATCGCGCACTGACCATTGAACGAAAATCGGCAAAGGTATTTAATCTGGAACCTGTAACCGTCATTCCAGCACCGCATGCTGGAGGTTCAATGTCAGCATACGCCTACGAGCAAATGTCCGATCCCGTCGTCGTTGAAGGAATTGAAGCACAAGCCGGTATTGATATCGGGCAAACATTGATTGGTATGCATTTAAAACGCGTCGCCATACCGATTCGAACATCTATCGAAAAAATTGGCAATGCAGTCATCACAATTGCAACGACTCGTCCAAAACTAATCGGTGGAGAACGGGCAATTTATTCCAAAATAGAGCCTGAAGAAGACGAGAATATTACAACCTAA
- the rpiB gene encoding ribose 5-phosphate isomerase B, which translates to MKIAISSDHGGNRLRQEIMDLLTERGVEFEDFGPKNDDSVDYPDYATPVCEGVVEGRFNRGILICGTGIGMSIAANKIKGIRCALVHDVFSAKATRGHNDTNVLAMGERVVGAGHAKEIVSAWLDTSFEGGRHAVRIEKLMKLED; encoded by the coding sequence ATGAAAATCGCAATATCTTCTGACCACGGAGGCAATCGCCTGCGACAAGAAATAATGGATTTATTGACCGAACGCGGGGTAGAATTTGAAGACTTCGGACCAAAAAACGATGATTCAGTCGACTATCCGGACTACGCTACGCCTGTTTGTGAAGGTGTCGTAGAAGGACGATTCAACCGCGGCATTCTCATTTGTGGAACAGGCATTGGCATGTCAATCGCTGCCAACAAAATAAAAGGCATTCGTTGCGCACTCGTCCACGACGTTTTTAGCGCAAAAGCAACACGCGGACACAACGACACAAACGTGTTAGCGATGGGTGAACGCGTCGTAGGAGCAGGGCATGCGAAAGAAATTGTTTCAGCATGGCTTGATACATCCTTCGAAGGTGGCCGCCACGCAGTACGAATCGAAAAATTAATGAAGCTAGAAGACTAA
- a CDS encoding low molecular weight protein arginine phosphatase — MNIYLLCTGNTCRSPMAEAILRSKNIANVSVRSAGIHAQDGYPIANNAKTLIEEADMPYTNQSRTLSREDVEWADYILTMTESHKSVLHHLFPENREKIYTLKGFISPGTNEDVHDPFGGNLETYRETFNELTQLMDQLEKKLLEEDSERG; from the coding sequence ATGAATATTTATTTATTATGCACAGGTAATACATGTAGAAGTCCAATGGCAGAGGCAATTCTGCGTTCAAAAAACATAGCGAATGTATCCGTTCGATCTGCCGGCATCCATGCACAAGATGGATATCCAATCGCAAATAATGCAAAAACGCTTATTGAAGAAGCGGACATGCCCTATACGAACCAATCCAGAACGCTATCCCGCGAAGACGTGGAATGGGCAGATTACATATTGACAATGACCGAATCACATAAAAGCGTTTTACATCATTTGTTCCCGGAAAATCGAGAAAAGATATACACATTAAAAGGTTTCATATCCCCCGGCACAAACGAAGATGTCCACGATCCATTCGGTGGCAACCTAGAAACTTATCGCGAAACGTTTAATGAGTTGACACAACTCATGGACCAACTTGAGAAGAAATTGCTTGAGGAAGATAGTGAACGTGGATAA
- a CDS encoding manganese efflux pump, which produces MNELIAASITTLDIIVVYVLLEVKEGKFALVIWTALLNMLLPFLGFLTGEFSAGFFSGFSHLLSGVLLGLIGLHMLLEDNDTKTSRKLPPGILALAVSIDAFSVSVSFGMLHLNKILFILASGIFACVFAYIALTFKNRLGIKSGKRIRQFAGIALIIMGIVSAMQ; this is translated from the coding sequence TTGAACGAATTGATTGCTGCCAGTATCACAACACTCGATATCATCGTCGTATATGTTTTATTGGAAGTAAAAGAAGGAAAGTTCGCTTTAGTGATTTGGACGGCTCTCCTAAATATGTTATTGCCTTTCCTCGGATTTCTGACCGGGGAATTTTCGGCAGGCTTTTTCTCCGGCTTCAGCCACTTACTGTCCGGGGTCCTCCTCGGGTTGATCGGTCTTCATATGTTATTGGAAGATAATGATACGAAAACTTCACGAAAATTACCCCCGGGAATCCTTGCACTTGCTGTCAGCATCGATGCGTTTTCAGTAAGTGTTTCGTTTGGCATGCTCCATTTGAATAAAATCCTATTTATTTTAGCGTCTGGAATATTTGCATGCGTATTCGCTTATATCGCACTTACATTTAAAAATCGCCTTGGGATTAAAAGTGGGAAACGAATCCGTCAATTTGCGGGGATTGCGTTAATCATTATGGGAATTGTTTCGGCTATGCAATAA
- a CDS encoding L-threonylcarbamoyladenylate synthase has product MKTTIITVDRNLDNIKNYEQAVDILKSGGVVAFPTETVYGLGAIATDEKAVDKIFKAKGRPSDNPLIVHIGNKDEVAQYATEIPEKAHKLMDAFWPGPLTLIFNAIPNIIAENVTPGVKTVGIRMPDHPVALDLLRALKAPLAAPSANRSGKPSPTEAFHVKEDLDGLIPLILDGGPTGVGLESTVIDMTVQPPVILRPGGATREMIEEVIGFVAVADEKAPENTPRAPGMKYRHYAPEAPLYIIESDKEKIEHAVKMLQKEHKKTAVIGPDSLRVSNADWYFAIGSSDSTEEMAVNLYKALRQCDLIDADIILAVETDLVGVGAAFMNRLEKASEGKRFI; this is encoded by the coding sequence ATGAAGACGACAATAATAACTGTGGATAGAAATCTGGATAACATAAAAAACTATGAACAAGCTGTGGACATTTTGAAAAGTGGGGGAGTCGTCGCCTTTCCGACCGAAACGGTTTACGGACTCGGCGCAATCGCTACAGATGAAAAAGCGGTTGATAAAATATTCAAAGCGAAGGGACGACCTTCCGATAATCCACTTATCGTACATATTGGAAACAAAGATGAAGTTGCGCAGTATGCAACTGAAATTCCGGAAAAAGCACACAAGCTCATGGATGCATTTTGGCCCGGCCCACTGACACTCATTTTCAACGCGATACCGAACATCATCGCGGAAAATGTAACACCAGGCGTAAAAACAGTCGGAATTCGAATGCCCGATCATCCTGTCGCGCTTGACCTTCTTCGCGCATTAAAAGCACCGCTCGCTGCACCTAGCGCAAATCGAAGCGGAAAACCAAGTCCCACTGAAGCGTTCCATGTAAAAGAAGATCTCGACGGACTCATACCGCTCATTTTAGACGGTGGTCCTACTGGCGTCGGGCTTGAATCCACAGTAATTGATATGACTGTTCAGCCTCCGGTTATTTTAAGGCCTGGGGGAGCGACACGAGAAATGATTGAAGAAGTGATTGGCTTCGTCGCAGTAGCCGATGAAAAAGCACCGGAAAACACCCCGCGCGCCCCTGGCATGAAATACCGCCATTATGCACCTGAAGCGCCTCTGTACATCATCGAATCCGATAAAGAAAAAATAGAGCATGCCGTTAAAATGCTTCAAAAAGAACATAAAAAAACGGCCGTCATTGGACCGGATAGCTTGCGCGTTTCAAACGCAGATTGGTATTTCGCAATCGGTTCAAGTGACAGCACGGAAGAAATGGCCGTAAATTTATATAAAGCGCTTCGCCAATGCGACTTGATCGATGCGGATATCATTCTCGCAGTCGAAACGGACTTGGTCGGAGTCGGCGCCGCATTTATGAATCGACTCGAAAAAGCTTCAGAAGGAAAACGATTTATCTAA
- a CDS encoding stage II sporulation protein R, producing the protein MLQDYEIKQKTTKIERVIPFAEFILILIMIQCILALFTGAEAAEDTIRFRMLAHSNSTADQAIKEEIQLQIQPLVEFAVNTSTSKKELGENLAALESTILQIASSIAGDKAVTLERKEALFPAKRSGFVIHPQSEYDAYLLTIGSGRGDNWWCALFPKICFVDEAEKKEKKEEEKVTFFVWEWITGLFA; encoded by the coding sequence ATGTTACAAGATTACGAGATTAAACAAAAAACAACGAAAATTGAACGTGTGATACCGTTCGCGGAATTTATACTAATCCTAATTATGATTCAGTGCATCCTCGCATTATTCACAGGTGCGGAGGCAGCGGAAGATACGATTCGTTTCAGAATGCTCGCTCACTCAAATAGTACGGCCGATCAAGCGATAAAAGAAGAAATTCAACTGCAAATTCAACCGCTTGTTGAATTTGCAGTCAATACATCAACTTCGAAAAAAGAGCTTGGCGAGAACTTGGCCGCTTTAGAATCAACCATTCTCCAAATTGCTTCGTCAATCGCGGGCGACAAAGCGGTCACATTAGAACGTAAAGAAGCTTTATTCCCAGCAAAAAGATCCGGCTTCGTTATTCATCCACAATCCGAATATGACGCCTATCTATTAACAATTGGGAGTGGACGTGGGGATAACTGGTGGTGCGCTTTATTCCCGAAAATTTGTTTTGTGGATGAAGCAGAAAAGAAAGAAAAGAAAGAAGAGGAAAAAGTCACTTTTTTCGTCTGGGAGTGGATAACTGGACTGTTTGCTTAA
- the prmC gene encoding peptide chain release factor N(5)-glutamine methyltransferase, which produces MTERIFEARNRAISLLEEKGLDSGAVRFVLEYVTNKNHAALLSDLREQLTEEQQKLFWRKIDELLDGKPVQYVLGTESFYGRQFEVNENVLIPRPETEELIYGALERVRNLFTNKNVTMADIGTGSGAIAITFKKEWPEAIVTATDISKEALAVAKRNAEQLGADITFEEGDMTAPIKHSNWDVILSNPPYIARVEAESMSESVLAFEPHRALFAEEEGLFFYKKLAENLPKLMNKPALIGLEIGYQQGPAVHKLFTDAFPNAKVETVKDINGKNRLLFCEIYE; this is translated from the coding sequence ATGACTGAACGAATTTTCGAAGCCCGAAATAGGGCCATATCTTTATTAGAAGAAAAAGGCCTGGATTCGGGAGCGGTGCGTTTCGTCCTCGAATACGTAACAAACAAAAACCACGCCGCCTTACTTTCAGACCTTCGGGAACAACTGACCGAAGAACAACAAAAATTGTTTTGGCGTAAAATTGACGAACTCTTAGATGGAAAACCTGTTCAATACGTTTTAGGAACCGAAAGTTTTTACGGAAGACAATTCGAAGTGAATGAAAATGTGCTCATTCCGCGTCCTGAAACCGAAGAGCTAATTTACGGTGCACTTGAACGCGTCAGGAATTTATTCACCAATAAAAACGTAACAATGGCCGACATCGGTACAGGTAGCGGGGCAATCGCGATCACATTCAAAAAAGAATGGCCAGAAGCAATTGTTACCGCGACCGATATCAGTAAAGAAGCGCTCGCTGTCGCCAAAAGAAATGCCGAACAGCTCGGTGCAGACATCACATTCGAAGAAGGAGATATGACTGCCCCGATTAAACACTCGAACTGGGACGTCATTTTATCCAACCCGCCCTATATCGCTCGCGTTGAAGCTGAGTCGATGTCGGAATCCGTATTGGCTTTCGAACCGCATCGCGCTTTATTCGCGGAAGAGGAGGGGCTTTTCTTTTATAAAAAACTTGCAGAAAATCTACCAAAACTTATGAACAAACCGGCATTAATCGGATTAGAAATCGGGTACCAGCAAGGCCCGGCTGTGCATAAGTTATTTACAGACGCTTTTCCCAACGCCAAAGTCGAAACGGTAAAAGATATCAACGGAAAAAATCGTTTACTATTTTGTGAGATTTATGAATAA
- the prfA gene encoding peptide chain release factor 1, whose product MFERLQAVEDRYDQLNELLSDPEIVSDISKLRDYSKEQSGIQETVDAYRQYKRVKGEFKDAKEMLNESLDEEMRELVKLELSELEDQVEELEAQLKVLLIPKDPNDEKNVIMEIRGAAGGDEAALFAGNLFRMYSRYAEMNHWKTEVIESSPTELGGFKEIIFMINGNGAYSKLKFENGAHRVQRVPETESGGRTHTSTATVAVLPEAEDVDIEILREDLKIDTYRSSGAGGQHVNTTDSAVRITHLPTGITVSMQDEKSQIKNREKAMKVLKARVYDAAQQEAQAEYAASRKSAVGTGDRSERIRTYNYPQNRVTDHRIGLTIQKLDQIIEGNLDEIIEALTIEEQAHHLESLNSND is encoded by the coding sequence ATGTTTGAACGACTTCAAGCAGTAGAAGATCGCTATGACCAATTAAACGAATTACTCAGTGACCCTGAAATCGTCAGTGACATATCAAAACTTCGCGATTATTCAAAAGAACAATCAGGTATCCAAGAAACGGTTGACGCGTACCGCCAATACAAGCGCGTAAAGGGAGAATTTAAAGACGCCAAAGAAATGTTGAACGAATCCCTTGATGAAGAAATGAGAGAACTCGTGAAACTGGAACTTTCGGAACTTGAAGACCAAGTCGAAGAGCTCGAAGCGCAGTTAAAAGTGCTGTTAATTCCCAAAGATCCAAACGATGAGAAAAACGTTATTATGGAAATCCGCGGCGCAGCGGGTGGTGATGAAGCGGCTTTATTCGCAGGTAATTTGTTCCGTATGTACAGTCGTTATGCGGAAATGAACCATTGGAAAACGGAAGTTATCGAGTCTTCGCCGACAGAACTTGGTGGTTTTAAAGAAATTATTTTCATGATAAACGGAAATGGTGCTTACTCAAAATTGAAATTTGAAAATGGAGCGCACCGTGTTCAACGCGTGCCAGAAACAGAATCCGGCGGAAGAACACATACATCGACTGCGACTGTGGCAGTCTTACCAGAAGCCGAAGATGTCGATATTGAAATACTCCGAGAAGATTTGAAAATCGATACGTACCGTTCAAGTGGTGCGGGTGGTCAGCATGTTAACACGACAGACTCTGCTGTTCGTATTACGCACTTACCGACGGGAATCACCGTATCCATGCAAGATGAAAAATCACAAATTAAAAACCGTGAAAAAGCGATGAAAGTATTAAAAGCGCGTGTCTATGATGCAGCACAACAAGAAGCGCAAGCTGAATATGCTGCAAGCCGTAAATCGGCGGTTGGAACAGGCGACCGTTCAGAAAGAATCCGGACATATAATTACCCACAAAACCGGGTAACGGATCACCGAATTGGCTTGACCATTCAAAAGCTCGACCAAATTATCGAAGGAAATCTAGATGAAATTATCGAAGCACTAACAATAGAAGAACAAGCGCATCATCTAGAAAGTTTAAATTCAAATGACTGA